ATCGGTCAATTTCTTAGTCAGTTCATCTTCACGACCATTCAAGAAATTTTCCACTTCTAATAATTCTTTGTTGTAATCTTCTTCGTCCACGTCATAAACGCACATTCCATCACAACGATTGATGTAGTAGTTCAAGCAAGGTCTCTTCAATGTTTGACCCTTATCAAAATTCAAATTACACGTTCTGATTTTGTACGTTTCGTGAATTAAATCTATAATATCATTAACTGCATAAGCATTAGGAAAAGGCCCAAAATACTTTGCCTTATCCTTAAGCACACGTCTAGTTTTCAAAACTCTTGGAAACTTTTCGTTCGTGATTTTGATGTAGGGATATTGCTTATCGTCTCTTAAAACGATGTTGTATTTCGGGCTGTTTTTCTTGATTAAGTTTGATTCAAGAACCAAAGCTTCACATTCATTATTTACGATAATATACTCAAAATATTCTACGTGACTTACCATTGCGGCGACCTTCGCAAGTTTTTGTGATGAATCAAAATATTGACCCACACGTCTTCTCAAATCAATCGCCTTACCAACGTAGATTATCTCGTCATTTTTATCGTGCATAATATACACGCCTGGTTTGTGAGGTACTTTTTGCAGTTCTTTTTTAATATCAAACATTTCTATATTGCTTTTGTTTGTTGCTCAAGATATTCTAAGTCAGATCCTTCCAAATAAGGCGATAATTTGTCGTAGCATTCTTTGTTGTAATTATTCAACCATTCTAATTCGAAAGGAAGTAATTTTTCTTTGATAACAGGTCTTGTGTCGATTGGGCAGATAGATAATGATTCAAATCCCAAGAACTCACCGAATTCAGATTCTCCAACTTTGATGCAGTGCATAATATTTTCGATTCTAATTCCGTGTGAACCTTCGATATAAATTCCTGGTTCGTCACTTGTAACCATTCCTTCGTCCATGTCGATGTCGTTGTTCATTGAAGAAATTCTTTGTGGGCCTTCGTGAACTCCAAGGTAGAATCCAACACCATGGCCTGTTCCGTGTCTGAAATCCAACAATTCTTGCCAAATAGGTCTTCTAGCAATTGGATCCAAGCTTGATGATTTTGTTCCCTTAGGGAAAATTGTAGTCATCAAATTGATGTGTGATTTCAAAGTTAAAGTGTAGTGAAGTTTTTCGTCATCAGTCAACTCACCAAGAGCAACTGTACGAGTAATATCAGTAGTTCCGTCCAAATATTGCGCACCACTGTCAACCAAGTACAATCCTTTTGGTTGTAATGTCACTGGGTGATCAACAGATGGTTCGTAATGAGGAAGTGCCGCATTTTCTCCATAAGCAGATATAGTTCCGAAACTCAAATCCATGAACAAATCGCCTTGTTCTCTGAAATATCTCAACTTATCAGCTGCACTCATTTCAGTAACATTTCCAGTTGGCGTACCTGTTTCTACCCAATTGAAAAACTTAATCAACGCAACACCATCTTTGATGTAAGCATTCTTTTGATTTTTGATTTCTGTTTCGTTCTTGTGAGCCTTCATCAAAGTTGTAGGTTGAATTCCTTTTGAAATTCTGATATTTGAATTAATTGAATTGTAAATTCTAACATTTGTCTTAGAAGGATCCAAGAACAAAACGCTCTTACCAGGAAGTCCACTCAAATCTTCGAACACTTTTTCGTAAGATTTTACAGTAACACCTTGTTCTTTCAACAATTCAACCAAATCGTCATCAATTTTTTCATCTTCAATGTACAAATTAGCAAAATCTTTTCCAACTAATGCATAACTTATGATAACTGGATTGTACAAAACATCGTTACCTCTAATATTGTAAAGGTAGCAAATATCGTCCAAAGAACCGATAAAGTTATAATCACATTCATTGGAATCCATGAAATATCTCAACTCTTTTAATTTGGTCTTAGTATCTTTTCCACAGTACTTCACATCAAATGCATAAGCTTTTGAGTTTGGCTTTTCAGGACGATCTTCCCAAATATCACCAACAAAATCCACATCAGTGATTATCATTCTGTCGCCTAATTTTTCTAACCATTGATAGTAATCGTTATAGTCCAAAGTAAGTCCGTCAACGCCTATTTTTCCGCATTCAGGAACATTTTCTTTCAAATATTCAATCAAAGTAGGAACACCAGGTTCTCCCATCTTCATCAAATCTACA
This Finegoldia magna ATCC 53516 DNA region includes the following protein-coding sequences:
- a CDS encoding aminopeptidase P family protein, giving the protein MITERLEKLRKKMSERNIDAYVVLSSDPHTSEYLADYYKTRKYITGFSGSAGTAVILKKKAALFTDGRYFIQAAKELEDSTVDLMKMGEPGVPTLIEYLKENVPECGKIGVDGLTLDYNDYYQWLEKLGDRMIITDVDFVGDIWEDRPEKPNSKAYAFDVKYCGKDTKTKLKELRYFMDSNECDYNFIGSLDDICYLYNIRGNDVLYNPVIISYALVGKDFANLYIEDEKIDDDLVELLKEQGVTVKSYEKVFEDLSGLPGKSVLFLDPSKTNVRIYNSINSNIRISKGIQPTTLMKAHKNETEIKNQKNAYIKDGVALIKFFNWVETGTPTGNVTEMSAADKLRYFREQGDLFMDLSFGTISAYGENAALPHYEPSVDHPVTLQPKGLYLVDSGAQYLDGTTDITRTVALGELTDDEKLHYTLTLKSHINLMTTIFPKGTKSSSLDPIARRPIWQELLDFRHGTGHGVGFYLGVHEGPQRISSMNNDIDMDEGMVTSDEPGIYIEGSHGIRIENIMHCIKVGESEFGEFLGFESLSICPIDTRPVIKEKLLPFELEWLNNYNKECYDKLSPYLEGSDLEYLEQQTKAI